One region of Fragaria vesca subsp. vesca linkage group LG4, FraVesHawaii_1.0, whole genome shotgun sequence genomic DNA includes:
- the LOC101303414 gene encoding charged multivesicular body protein 1-like has translation MGNTEKLMNQIMELKFTSKSLQRQSRKCEKEEKAEKLKIKKAMEKGNVDGARIYAENAIRKRTEQMNYLRLASRLDAVVARLDTQAKMTTINKSMGNIVKSLESSLNTGNLQKMSETMDSFEKQFVNMEVQAEFMESSMAGSTSLSTPEGEVNSLMQQVADDYGLEVSVGLPQPAAHAVPTKEAEKVDEDDLSRRLAELKARG, from the coding sequence ATGGGCAACACGGAGAAGCTAATGAACCAGATCATGGAGCTGAAATTCACCTCCAAGTCTCTCCAGCGCCAATCCCGAAAGTGCGAGAAGGAAGAGAAGGCCGAGAAGCTCAAGATCAAGAAAGCCATGGAGAAAGGCAACGTCGACGGCGCCCGGATCTACGCCGAGAACGCCATCCGCAAACGCACAGAGCAGATGAACTACCTCCGCCTCGCCTCCCGCCTCGACGCCGTTGTCGCCCGCCTCGACACCCAGGCCAAGATGACCACCATCAACAAGTCTATGGGCAATATCGTCAAATCGCTCGAGTCGTCGCTCAACACCGGAAACCTCCAGAAGATGTCGGAGACGATGGACTCGTTTGAGAAGCAGTTTGTGAATATGGAGGTCCAGGCTGAGTTCATGGAGAGCTCCATGGCGGGGTCCACATCGCTTTCGACTCCGGAAGGGGAGGTCAACAGTTTGATGCAACAGGTGGCTGATGACTATGGGCTTGAGGTCTCTGTGGGCCTGCCGCAGCCGGCGGCCCATGCCGTGCCGACGAAGGAGGCTGAGAAGGTCGATGAGGATGATCTTTCCAGGAGGCTTGCTGAGCTCAAGGCTAGAGGCTGA
- the LOC101303698 gene encoding agglutinin-like, translated as MQGDHDEESCSSRNQSGGVQNSSVTPKLYGGTTSGDPWDDGIYDSIREITLVYGNCIDSICVSYDRNGELVRGERRGGDGRRGAPPSSAEIKLECPDEFLVSISGYYCGVTWIVGAPVVLRSLKFESNKRTFGPFGNQFGTPFTFKVKDSDRIVGFKGRKGRYLDAIGFHSKPPVLYGGMTGGRPWDDGIFDGIREITLVYGQCIDSMCVVYDKDGLPAISERHGGAERGRDLHKPLDTVQVKLEYPNEFMVTVSGHISWVPWMSGTRVVRSLKFDSNRRTYGPFGVQVGTPFSFRVKDGDQIVGLRGRSGWYLYAIGFYT; from the exons ATGCAGGGAGATCATGATGAGGAATCATGTAGCAGTAGGAATCAATCAGGAGGGGTGCAAAACAGCTCAGTAACCCCGAAACTTTATGGAGGAACAACTTCTGGAGATCCTTGGGATGATGGAATCTATGACAGCATCAGAGAGATCACCCTCGTTTATGGTAACTGCATCGACTCGATCTGTGTATCCTACGATAGAAACGGTGAGCTTGTCAGAGGCGAAAGGCGAGGAGGTGATGGAAGGCGAGGAGCTCCCCCAAGTTCTGCTGAG ATAAAGCTGGAGTGCCCTGATGAGTTTCTAGTGAGTATCAGTGGATACTATTGCGGGGTGACCTGGATAGTCGGAGCCCCGGTTGTGTTAAGGTCTCTCAAATTTGAGAGCAATAAAAGAACATTTGGACCATTTGGAAATCAATTTGGGACACCCTTTACTTTTAAGGTAAAAGATAGCGACAGAATTGTTGGCTTCAAAGGAAGAAAAGGACGGTACCTAGATGCAATTGGGTTTCATTCAAAACCGCCGGTACTTTATGGAGGAATGACCGGAGGACGTCCTTGGGATGACGGAATCTTTGATGGCATCAGAGAAATCACCCTCGTCTATGGTCAATGCATCGACTCAATGTGTGTGGTGTATGATAAAGATGGTTTGCCTGCTATAAGCGAAAGGCATGGAGGTGCTGAACGGGGCAGGGATCTCCATAAGCCCCTAGATACGGTTCAG GTAAAGTTGGAATACCCAAATGAGTTTATGGTGACTGTCAGTGGACACATTAGTTGGGTGCCCTGGATGAGTGGCACTCGGGTAGTACGGTCACTGAAATTTGATAGCAATAGAAGAACATATGGACCATTTGGAGTACAAGTTGGCACACCCTTCAGTTTCAGAGTAAAAGATGGAGACCAAATTGTTGGGTTGAGGGGAAGAAGTGGTTGGTACCTTTATGCAATTGGGTTTTATACATAG